Proteins encoded in a region of the ANME-2 cluster archaeon genome:
- a CDS encoding formate acetyltransferase: MNMEQRRGSTKRVQDLLDELLKHGESDRSGEWFTLDMFPTNLAVDYKDKDYRDYEDIPVIVRRSLASKAMLKAMTTPQNSKNTRTFEILPGELIVGIMPLGSLGLGKVFPEYMTEVEKRVSSSTSQDSTNSVFGHNVADYKIVVNKGLKGIIQICDNKIDPLKMELQNSLKPDKLSGMMDQPDDKLAFYKAVRICLEAVVEYANEFAKLAEDEAKKEEDQIRKNELKKIAEICKKVPNEPAETLYEALQSIWFVHLALHSTLNFVSLGRLDQILEPFYERDIKEGRIDEKRALELLECFIIKAAGRLNLNPNYFEKMDHMDFGASLSINPIVIDQYASANNYLQSIVVGGKTRDGKDATNKCTYLFLEAYADLGLFTPTLYVRLHKDSPQKLWEKSAQTLMESDCGLPNIYNDETIIPALSSLGIPLEEARDYVADGCWEPILNAKNDWTFQMINMLTVLECAINGGALLTNNPQYLRGQKMGYLTDTNGEFDFCDKIESFKHLMELVKFHIRFFTDQAALKLYSFYTVPGSCVPTPLLSAFMSGCLEKGVDKTWGGTDYILGGIIADAMPNCANSLAAINEWVYEKKVYSLPKMAEILKNDFYGGEDPMLRDVLGSPKFGNKDFHVDDIMKWLLDEFYDAVDKAKKLADYVFLYEPKNEQEREKIIALRSLAGYSGNSMKEKYGKDFNIIMDAGCGTFENYANMGLGCAASAEGRRNAKPIAPNFSPVSGNDHTGIGHLLSTMENLSLNRFGAGVISDVCLERAGLKQDLLEEILKQFVDVKGNIISITIADHDDFVKIYDLCEDVRNGLKDQRVLEKYNQISVRVGGFQAPFVTLTKEQQEDYLKRSISWV; encoded by the coding sequence ATGAATATGGAACAAAGGAGAGGTTCAACAAAACGTGTACAGGATTTGTTGGACGAATTGCTTAAACACGGTGAGTCAGACCGCTCAGGTGAGTGGTTTACTCTGGATATGTTTCCAACAAATTTAGCAGTCGACTATAAGGACAAAGACTATAGAGATTATGAAGATATACCTGTCATCGTACGCAGGTCACTGGCTTCTAAGGCGATGCTTAAGGCTATGACCACACCCCAAAATTCTAAGAACACTCGCACCTTTGAGATCCTGCCCGGCGAACTGATCGTCGGTATAATGCCTCTGGGTTCTCTTGGACTTGGAAAAGTATTCCCTGAATATATGACCGAAGTGGAAAAAAGAGTGAGTTCCTCCACCAGTCAGGATTCTACAAATTCGGTGTTTGGACATAATGTTGCGGATTACAAAATAGTTGTTAACAAAGGGCTGAAGGGAATTATCCAAATTTGTGATAACAAGATAGACCCTTTAAAAATGGAACTACAAAACAGTTTGAAACCTGATAAACTTTCGGGAATGATGGACCAACCCGATGATAAGTTGGCCTTTTACAAAGCAGTACGCATTTGCTTGGAGGCTGTTGTGGAATACGCAAACGAGTTTGCCAAATTGGCAGAAGATGAAGCAAAAAAAGAGGAGGATCAAATTAGAAAGAACGAGCTGAAAAAGATCGCCGAAATCTGCAAAAAAGTGCCCAATGAACCGGCAGAAACCTTATACGAGGCTCTTCAAAGCATCTGGTTCGTCCATCTTGCCTTGCATTCTACTTTGAATTTCGTATCTCTCGGACGTCTGGACCAGATTTTGGAGCCATTCTATGAGAGAGACATAAAGGAAGGCAGAATCGATGAAAAGCGTGCACTGGAACTCCTGGAGTGTTTCATAATTAAAGCTGCCGGACGGTTAAACCTTAACCCTAATTACTTTGAGAAGATGGATCACATGGACTTTGGCGCATCTTTGTCGATTAATCCTATTGTTATAGACCAGTATGCATCAGCAAATAACTATCTGCAGAGCATTGTGGTAGGGGGAAAAACCAGAGATGGCAAAGATGCGACGAATAAATGTACATACCTCTTCCTGGAAGCTTATGCTGACCTGGGTTTGTTCACACCTACCCTGTATGTCCGTCTCCATAAAGATAGCCCTCAAAAGCTTTGGGAGAAGTCTGCACAGACTCTGATGGAGAGCGATTGTGGCTTGCCCAATATCTACAATGACGAAACTATCATCCCAGCCCTATCTTCTTTGGGTATTCCTTTGGAAGAGGCTCGGGATTATGTAGCTGACGGATGCTGGGAGCCGATCCTCAACGCCAAGAACGACTGGACTTTTCAGATGATCAACATGCTGACGGTCCTGGAGTGTGCGATCAATGGTGGGGCCTTGCTTACCAACAACCCTCAATATTTAAGAGGCCAAAAAATGGGTTATTTGACAGATACCAACGGTGAGTTCGATTTTTGCGACAAGATCGAGAGCTTCAAACATTTGATGGAATTAGTAAAATTCCATATAAGATTTTTCACTGATCAGGCTGCCTTGAAGCTCTATAGCTTTTACACAGTCCCGGGATCATGTGTTCCCACACCCTTACTGTCAGCTTTTATGAGCGGTTGTCTTGAGAAAGGTGTCGATAAGACCTGGGGCGGAACAGATTATATTTTGGGTGGCATCATCGCTGATGCCATGCCCAATTGTGCCAATTCCCTGGCAGCCATAAATGAGTGGGTATATGAAAAAAAGGTTTATTCCCTGCCTAAGATGGCGGAAATCCTGAAAAATGACTTCTACGGCGGAGAAGACCCAATGCTGCGAGATGTTCTGGGATCGCCAAAATTCGGAAACAAAGATTTTCATGTGGATGATATCATGAAATGGCTCCTGGACGAGTTCTACGATGCCGTAGATAAAGCCAAAAAGCTTGCCGATTACGTATTTCTGTACGAACCAAAAAATGAGCAGGAGCGAGAGAAAATTATCGCCCTCAGGAGTCTTGCGGGATATTCCGGAAACTCCATGAAAGAGAAGTACGGAAAGGATTTCAATATCATTATGGATGCGGGGTGCGGCACCTTCGAAAATTACGCTAACATGGGTCTCGGATGTGCTGCTTCTGCCGAAGGGCGTAGAAACGCCAAGCCTATTGCCCCTAATTTCTCGCCAGTTTCCGGAAATGACCACACCGGAATAGGACACCTGTTGAGTACAATGGAAAATCTCAGTCTGAACAGATTTGGAGCAGGCGTAATCAGTGACGTATGTCTCGAAAGAGCTGGTTTAAAACAAGATCTTCTGGAGGAAATTCTCAAG